TTTGCAGGGCGAACACTAATTAAAAAAATCCgcattcaataaaaaatgacCTTCTCGAAATCTATAAAATCGTTGAAATTCCTCGTCCAACTGTGGTCGATAATCTTCGAAATTGAATGAAGAATAATTCGGACCTTGGTCAGGTATTCCCGTCTCTGTCCTACAAACATCTGAAAAATTCCCATAAAACTCCATTGGTGATATATTAATAGACGGTGCCGAGTGAAGGAAGACCTTCTGGTCATTTCAATTAGCCTGTCGGCGAATATCAAAAAGAACCGAAGAACTAATTTCATTTTAAGTATTCTTTTAATTGGAGCGTTCTCATCTCGAACGGAAGCATCCTAGATTTACGCAGCTCCAACTGGTTCGTAGCAGTGACGAACAGCGTTTTTAATTGGTGGAAAAACTCCGGAATTTTCCAGTCTACTACCGGCATAAACATGACACcttgaaaaatggcgatttttcTCGATATTCCACATTTCATGGCCtcaaaaaatggaaattcagaatatttttcggttccagaaaaaataccCAATAACTGTGTGGAGCTTAAGTCTGGAACGGGCATTAGAAATAGCCTCGGTAGTACTGAAACTGATCTGAAGCGAATTTATAATGTAATAACCGCACGATATGAAATTATAACCTTTTTTCCCAAATATCGATTACTCCACAAGGGGTCGCAAGGGTGTATCTAGACTCTGCTGGAGTTCTGTGGTAAACAATATCGAAAATGGAATACATTGAAATGTGCGAATACATTATGTCGTTTACGGGTATTACACGACGGCATATCGAACATTTTCTGCATAAAATAACCGTATTTTCCTCTCGATAAGCCCACAGTGAACTCTTGTTTCGAAGAAAAATAGTTCTTTCCTTTATGTATTATGGGTATTTTATCTTTTGTATGTAGTCAGTGGCGGTTGCAGAAGTAATTTAGGGAGGGGGATTATTTGAAATAGGTATACATATCTTTATAATTGTTATACGAgctatatgtttgaaaaaaaaactacttattcttatttgaaggGCGAAATAAAATTTgtcgaaggtcaactttagaCACGTGTATCTCCCACAAAAATCAACGTAGattcaaatgtgatacatattctagaaGAACCACTTTTCTactaataaatctcgaaatttcaacaagctcggtgcaaccgttcggtcttgacgattttttgactgaccccatctttttgggaattttccgaaGGTCAACTTTAAATATTTCCCTCAAGTTCTCACTGTTCCCCACTGGAGCCGCCCTTGTTTGTAGTTGAGAGGAATATTCCATTCGGAGGAGAAATTTAACTGGATATTATACCAAGCCTTCCATCAGGATTCGAAAGAGAAAGCTTCCTCCTTTAAAGAAAAAACCTAAGCAGTCGAAGAAAGGTTTATTTTATTCCCTTTCTGGAAACATTTCGTATTGTAAACAAACATCAGAAGAATCAACAAAGGGTATATCCTTTTCTTCCACTTATTATATCTAGGAATTATCTTTGTTCTAGTAGCCATACTCTAAAGGCGGGACCTCACTGATCATCGATGCCAACTCTTCACCCTTTTCTACTATTTTACTGAAGTCCATCGACGAATCTACTCCTTCTACCTCCAAATATTCTCTAGTCTGTTTCTTCCTATCACCGTGCTGTTCTTCAGTATGTTCACGTTTGTCTTCTTCGTTTATATTTTCAAGCAATAATGAGGAAGGTCTAGGTTTATAATTTGCACGTGGCATCCTGAGGACGAGATGACCAGTAGTAGTAGACCTTCTGCAAGTGCTCCTATCTGTTAAAATTTCATCGGGGAACACTATCTGGAAAATCTTTTCCTTTATGGAAATTCTAGCGTATATGGGTTGAAGATCGACGTTTATCAGTTCGGTATCCAGATATTTGTAGACGTGTATGGTTAATTGATATTCCTGAGGGTTTTCGTCGCTGAAAGTAAAGGGAATTTTGGCTTGGTTGACGTTCAATGGTCTTCCGTCCTTGGAGAATAACCTGACTTCTTGCTTCATTTTCTGAACGGTCTCGTCTTGTTTCCTAGCTCTTCTGGATCTTTGAGCCATTTCAACCCTGGTTTCTGGAGCATGTTCGCTGGAGGATTTCCAATACTGTTCATCGTCCAACTCAGACGAAGTACTCTGCGACAATCTCAGTTTTTGTTCCTCTCTGAATCTCCCATATTTCAACTGTTCCTTCCTTATCTTACCTTCAATGTTGGGAAGGTTTTGTTGCGCTTTAATTCTTTCACTTCTCGAGATGTCTCTCGAATCCAGCCTCTCTATTTGTGGTAATTTGGCCACTACGTACTCCCTGTATCCCTCGTATTCAGCGCAAGGATTCCCCGTCAAATTCAAACTCCTCAAAAGGTGATTGTTTTGGAGGGTGCACACGCTTTCGAGGTCACCGATAAAGTTCAACGTCAAATCCAGTTTTTCCAACGATTCGCATCTTTCCAAGTTCTCTATACGCTCGATGTTGTTGATGGCTAGGTTCAGATACTGCAGTTTCTTCAGTTTGTTCAGGTTTTCTATCTTCGAGATGATGTTGGCTTGGAGGTAGAGTATCTGAAGGTCCCTGCACCAGTTGTTCAGGTGTTCTATCTTTTCTATGTCCTCCTGATGGAGGCTGAGTTCTTCCAGGGTGCCTATCAGCCCTTCGTTGTGTTCGGAACGTTTTCTGACTAATTCTTCCGTTATTCGAACCATGTTGCTGAGAATGTTGACAGTTGGGAAAAAGCGTTTGAGGTTAAAGTTGCTATTCTATGGTTGCTATGTGACGGCTGACGGGTTGTTTGATCGATGTTCCACATAGATGACGCTAAAAATAGCCATACTCTGTGATTTGATGTCTTTGGAACAtcgaatttttcgatatttcataAGTTTTCAGCCGCATCATAGATTTTCCGTTCAcgttaactttttttttccagatgGTTTTCCGAAATTCCGTGCGACGTTTCCGGAGTGGTGCAAGAGTTGCACGGAGAGCGTCGATTTTCCAGGGGGCGTCCCTACGGCCGCAGGACCGGACCCGCTGCCCCTGATGGGTTTGAGGTCGCTCAGGATATCGGCCACTCCAATACATCGACCTCACAGAAGTTGTGACAGCTTGTCTTCCACCGCGAACAGCTCTACAGAAAGTTCCGATACCGATGAACGGTGTGATAGTTCATTAGGTGAGTATCTTCCTCTCAAAATTCATTAGCTAATAAGAGGATTGAGATTTAGTCGAGAATAATCAATAACCTCAGCACGTTTGACTATTTGACTATTAGACAATGACCGAATATTCCGTCGTAAACGTCGTATGTTGACTAGTAGCTGACTCAACAGGTTATGGGCTCATAAAATTAATTCTGCCAGGTGTTTTGAACGGAGAATCACTCCAAGTGACGATAGTTTCCAGAGGAAACATGCTCCTTTGCGCCAAGGTTTGACTTCGAATCAACGTATCAAATAAGGCGAATAAGTCATCGCCTCATCGGGATCATTGTTTCCTTCTTATTCTATTGTATCAACTCTTGATTAGTAACTAATGGCATATAAATCATATCCGATGCGATTTAGGCTGCTTGTTCTTTTGTTCAAGAGATAAAGCAATCAGTTCTATACCTTCTGGTAAATACGATATATTGAGATGATAAACTCGGTGGCTTCTGCTGTCTGAGACCTAATCTTTTCCCATTACTCGTGGAATTTGATTCGATGTAGAGGTGAGCTGTTGTTTGGTTGGTTTTTTGTAAGCCCAAACAAAATTGGATCGATATTTTCCAATATAATCTTAAATCACTCGAATAAGATAGCCTAGTCCTGTCTAAACAATTACATTGCATCAGCGAACCTACCTGGTGATGTCAAAAAAGCAAGCATTTTGAAGAACTTCAACACGACGCTGGAAAAGGGAATAAGCATCTAGAAAAATACCATAAAATGTCCTTTGTCATCGACTGAAAGCCAATATGGCAGTGTCGAAGAAGTCTCAACGAAATAGGCAAGCAAAACAAGGTCTGATCTTGGTTCCTGATCACTCGGGAAGAGTGAGAGGCCAAAACAGTCGTCAGAAAGATAGCACAAACGCCTCTTTCTGGCCCAGAGCTTTCCTTGGGAAAATGCAACTGTAAGAAAGAGTTCTTGGTGAAGGAGGAAACCGAAAAAGAAATACACAGGCTGAATCTTCCAGGATCACTCAATCGAGTTTGACACTGTGAGAACCAAAAAGCGTTTGGACCCTACTGATGTAGGTACGAGAAACTCTTACAGATGGCGCAGTGGTAAGAACAGCTCTGATAGGGGTTGCACACTAGACCTTATGGTCGATGCGTAAACCCTCcatgaaagaaatcaaattaATTAACGTGATTGGTTCTTTTCCTAAGTCTTAGTTCTCAGTAACGCTGCATAAACTCACTCTAATTCGATCGTTCACTGCATGTTCTTCCAACGCAAAAGATTTATAAGCTGGCTAATTGACATACGCCTTCCtcaaatgaataaattaatcgaaaatgAGATGCACGGAATTTATCGATGAAATAGGCATAGCGAATTACCCACACGACTTTTCCCTATTTGTCTATCCCATTCCTACCCCACAGCATTCCGAAGTTTTTGCCAGCCGCCCAAAACCGCCGAGTCTGTTGAAGCCGCCTACCTTTTCGAGCTCGACCtaattgatattagaaataagGCATGCCACCGCGTGTTTACGCCGATGAATGAAagataatgaatgaaaaaacctGTTTGCCATTCAGATAAGCTTCGTATCCTCATCAATTGGATGTGTTATTTATCGAATTAATGATCGTTTATAATGTATGATTCAGCGTTATTTTTAGAACGGATGTTTAATCTGGAATTGGGATaagtctttgttttttttttcgtgcgTTTACGATAATATTATGAATTATGATTGTTATTGAAAGGCGGGTATCCAGAAAATCATATCGATACTGTAATGCTTGTTACTGTACGGAGTTCTCGTTGATGGAGTTTTGAAAATGCTGATTTCACTAGAAAATGAAACACGAGTATTTTGGAACTTGATAGTTTATTATTATGGGGCTTCAACTAATGGGATGGAAATGTTTTGTCCCAACTTGTGTATGTCGTTCGTATTGATTCCGCTTCTGAAAATTCGCCAACATTATGGTTTAGGGGTGGAGTACTTAATGTCAGCCTAATGCTAATGAAGCAGTGCATAATTCTGGTAGAATGTGTATTTCCAGCCAATTTTCTGTAATTTAGAATTGTTGAACATCGTAGTTAAGGGAATATGTCTCCCTTGATTTCCAAACGACGTCGAACTACCAGCGTATGAGTTCATAAGTTCGAATATTCAAATCGGCCCTGAAAGTTGGATATCCTGGCCAGCTAGATTTTTTACGTCTGCCAAACCTAAATGTCTTTTATGTGACCGGAAAATGTTTGTTTTCAGGATTAGAAGATGATCGAGAGTTTCCTGTCGAGATACTTCCCTACCTCTTTCTAGGCAATGCAAATAATAGTGAGGATAGTCAGGCATTAGCAAGACATAGTATCCAGGTATGGTTGAATAATATGTTATTTTCGTACTTTTTTTAAGTTAATGCGCCACCCTGAAGAAAATTCTACTTCAGAGCATCCACCATTTCGCTTTTATTCaatgtaaataataattttttcaatcttcTCATCTTCTGAATTTTTCAACGATCAGTTTACTTATTTTACTTAACCCATTTCATAATACCGATTGTGTGacctcagttttttttttcatgaagtttgtttttctttcagtaTATACTGAATGTCACATCGGATTTACCAAATGTGTTCGAAGATCAAGGAAGTATAAAATATATGCAAATTCCGATTACTGATCATTGGTCCCAAAATCTGGCGAGTCACTTCCCTAAGGCCATAGAATTCATCGGTAAGTAAAAAGACATTTTCAACCAGGAAACAAAATTCTAGATATTTTTCATCGGCTATTACCGCCAACGAATCAACatcaaacatttcaatggaataTGCATTAGGAAGAATAAATAATGTATCAAAATGTCAAAATCCGTCtgtcaaatgtcagaattttgACATCCTTGAATTTAAATGTGatttcaatcaatttttattggatTGTGTCTGTGTCACATCTTTCTGCAGCTGAAAACTAATGAATTAATACAAGAGTCACtctaaatatttcgaaaacttgaGAAACAGTGTCTCGGTATCCGATCGCCCTTACAAAAAAGTGCCCTCGTCAAGAATTGACGCTTCAACATCAGGATAACCTAAAATATTCACCATGCCGTTGACGTCTGCCGTATATCACTGCAAATTATTCAGCGGACGTGAAAACTGTGACTGCTGGGGTGTCAGGGTTGAACGGGCATAACGAGATGTTGATTTTGTGCCGTTGGAGGTCACAAGGTGTTATGAAACGATTAATTATGGTGGGTGAAGATGTCGGAGGATGTTACGTTTTGATATATCGATACCATTGTTCATTGTTGGAAGAGAGAATTAAATCAAGGTGGTTGCATACAGATTGGATGGGGTATGCGTCGTTGCGTGTAACGGACAAAGAGCATTTGCTTCTCGGTGTATCTGAGAGAGATGGATAAAAAGTTGGTATACCTTATACACTGGCTTCTTACCAGAGGGGTTAGTTTGGTGAGGGGGTTACATTCCACTGAGACCTCAAGGTCTATTTTgccccccatcagagctgttgtGACAACTGCGCCATCTATGGCTCGCCCTCCACCTCCAAAAATCCAAGGAACTCCACCACCTGAGGGGGCTTCAAGTAGGCTAAGTCATTATTCCTCCTATAATTGTCTCTACCAATGCATTATTTGCGCAGACTTGCAATGGCAAGGCACTCTGAGATCAGGCAAACAGGTTTCCTCCTCTTCCTCGCAAAATCTACattcgtcagtttctgataagccTATTTCCATCATCAGCCAGTAATGGTAACTTCTTGGATCTTACAGCTTCAAAAtcccgaaggaactttttggaaagATTCCTTGCTGAAAGATTCTTCCACTTTCAGAGTGTTTCTCCATCGATTTCTTCCTTCTTCTTATAATTGGGTTTCTGTCACTTCACCctgaattctttttttttctattcccaACGATTATCAtttttggttattttttgtttgttcagagtttttctttttattttctcctCTCAATAGCTGATGGTATTCTTGCACCAATCCGTTAAGCGTCAAGAGCACAATAGCGTCATTCTGTCATTCTGCGGTCATGCATAGCGGATCTCTTTTCTATTTAGATTCGCTTTGAATGGCCGTTAGATGGCACTGGCATCTACACGATGACCAATGACTCCTCGAGAACATCTCTACCAGACCCATCGCGAACAGCGACGCCCTCTATAAACCTCGACTTTTAATTTCTCTGATTTTTAAGAACTAACAGAAGACTCGTGAATTTAAAACGACTTGATCCTTTTGCGACACGTTGGTGAAACATTTCAAAGGTGTTGTAATAAATTGTCATAATACATCCAAAAAGGCTTGTTTTCCTTGGAATTTATTTTTAGTGAGCCATATTCACAGCGAGGTACTGTGGTGTGAACGTTGTTGCCTAATTTCCAAAACACCGCATCCTCGCCGATCCTACCAGCCTGCCCACGTCCTACCGAAATAACGTCGCCCCCCAAGGCTGAATAAACGGGAGAGCACTCCAACCTTCCAGGGGTCGTAAGGCCCCATTGATGAGGTCGTGTGAAGACGCCCACGCTAGCGTGGCAGTTGCTGAATTGGATAACTTTTCCATTGAGAGAGAGGGGAGTATCAGGATAATCGGAAGCTGAAAGTTATCGTGCCGTATCTTCGAGGTAGGGTGTTCATGACAGCGGATGAGGGGGCGGTATTGAAGTAGCTCTCGTAATTGGATGTTTCGCATTCAACGCCCGCGAAAATAAGGACGCTCTTCAGTTGATCACTTCTAATAATGAACTTTTGGGATGAAGAGTGTGgatgattcattcattcattcgtttgctgtatcccgttagcgggaataaatctacaaaaagacaaaaaaaatattgcgactgtgtgccctcctgtgactgaagagacccaaccgtgacctgcagatccttccacactcagggcatggatagtcaccaaccagatctagccgccgctgtatccttctcgagtcttcattataactgtggaccaaagacctccactgtgatctatctaacgctagttgttctcaGTTAAGATTGGCATTAACTGCTTTTAGGTATTGATGctgtatatccttaaaccgcttatactggcctcttgtggtttccgagctccctctgtgaattcgccatacagagctattttggggagtcttgtgtcttgcatcttcagaatgtggctgctccatctgagtcgggccctcgttacttgagtctcaattgttgtacaactcgcgcgttgcaagacttctgcattcgaaactttgtggaaccatctgatgtgcaatATTTGTCTTAGaagacgttgttgcgtttgttcaagatgtttaatatgtcgcctgtagggcgtccagctttcgcttccgtaaagaagcgttgggaggacgactgctttgtaaacagctgtcttggtcttcagattggggTCGTGAttctgaaacactctgacctttagcttccagaatgcccgtgatgccgtattgatacggttgtgtatttccgtgtctaggttagccctagtattagaactgctcgacctgttctagagtttcattcttcaGGCTGATGTGTGTTTgcaggctttctggcggacttaccaggattttgtttttgtcgatattgagtggATGAACATTTTTAACCCAAGGAATCTTTATAGTTAACGTTATCTCTTTCCGATAGTGTACAACCTAAGGCATGCCCAAATTTATTTAACCCATTTTATCGGCGTGTTAACTCCGCTGCGGATGCATAACGTCAAATTAAGTCATAACTCCACCgggtaggggagactagggagcattgatacatggggaggcttgatctGTATCAAGCCTCaagcttatatccgcgatctgtagccgttttcaaaagtattatactagtgaacactattcttcggcagagggcattgcgtgacgttaatctgtaaggctaacagtagtttgtttgtgaaatattcaacgaagagtgtttcgaggtgagaaattgtaagtttttactcaagttacctaagggttttatgatcatgcattaatttttcggcataaacaaacatttcactgggaaatatgcataaaactactcaatttacagttttattcgcttttaaaaatatatgagtataagatgaaaacataaatcactttaaaaattgctttcagggaggtttgagacatgtGTCGTGGataggcctgatacatgtatcatcttcaaaaaatattccgtagctagttggataggcctacatgaaggcgttttcaccatccaacataacaaagggatttttaaaaactggaatttatccgtacaatccccatgtatttaacgaggccgacttttcttgtatGGAAGTGGCTAACTgaccatttcctgatttttctacacctatgggaccaaagcaagccagtatcattgctgacctacctactgagctaaataatcctctcgattactctcccagtacatcgtattaatcctcccatatgtggggaggcttgagacagtttgcatgtttttgtgt
Above is a window of Coccinella septempunctata chromosome 5, icCocSept1.1, whole genome shotgun sequence DNA encoding:
- the LOC123312979 gene encoding protein tilB; the protein is MVRITEELVRKRSEHNEGLIGTLEELSLHQEDIEKIEHLNNWCRDLQILYLQANIISKIENLNKLKKLQYLNLAINNIERIENLERCESLEKLDLTLNFIGDLESVCTLQNNHLLRSLNLTGNPCAEYEGYREYVVAKLPQIERLDSRDISRSERIKAQQNLPNIEGKIRKEQLKYGRFREEQKLRLSQSTSSELDDEQYWKSSSEHAPETRVEMAQRSRRARKQDETVQKMKQEVRLFSKDGRPLNVNQAKIPFTFSDENPQEYQLTIHVYKYLDTELINVDLQPIYARISIKEKIFQIVFPDEILTDRSTCRRSTTTGHLVLRMPRANYKPRPSSLLLENINEEDKREHTEEQHGDRKKQTREYLEVEGVDSSMDFSKIVEKGEELASMISEVPPLEYGY